One region of Phaeocystidibacter marisrubri genomic DNA includes:
- a CDS encoding Crp/Fnr family transcriptional regulator: MAELPEDLDLVGLLKREGVLGSPIDVGRGQRLIQPGETERHIYFIESGAFKIFFEHGDEEYITRLAYSDELITSLDSFITGEPTTYYIEALRSSVIRKGRVEAYRSFIKSSPQLHDVWNTLLSNLVFQQMEREVDLLIPAPQERYERVLKRSPKLFQEVPLKYIASYLRMTPETLSRVMKS; encoded by the coding sequence ATGGCTGAATTACCAGAAGATTTAGATCTCGTAGGGCTACTGAAACGCGAAGGTGTTTTGGGAAGTCCTATTGATGTAGGCCGTGGACAACGTTTGATACAGCCGGGTGAAACGGAACGTCACATCTATTTTATTGAAAGTGGCGCGTTCAAAATCTTCTTTGAGCATGGTGATGAAGAGTACATCACACGTTTAGCATATTCTGATGAACTCATCACTTCCCTCGATAGCTTCATTACTGGGGAACCCACGACGTATTACATTGAGGCACTTCGGAGCTCGGTTATTAGAAAGGGGAGAGTGGAAGCCTACCGATCCTTTATCAAATCATCGCCTCAACTTCACGATGTATGGAATACCTTGCTCTCCAATTTGGTTTTTCAACAAATGGAACGCGAAGTGGATCTGCTGATTCCAGCTCCTCAGGAACGCTATGAACGAGTGTTGAAGCGGAGTCCTAAACTCTTTCAGGAAGTTCCATTGAAGTACATCGCATCGTATTTGAGGATGACTCCGGAAACCCTTTCGCGTGTCATGAAATCTTGA
- a CDS encoding DinB family protein, with product MKGTSSQLINDLEKRTRQLISWAESLQSMDESALNRKEEEGRWSVLECLEHLNRYGDFYLPEIQSRMEAAAKIPSAQFKSSWLGEYFADSMIAKEKLNAMKTFKSMNPIGSSLTIATLNKFIEQQHQMLRLLHNARSVNLSKVKTSISISKLIKLRLGDTFRVVIYHNERHRLQADKVLANTSLLEVAN from the coding sequence ATGAAAGGGACATCTTCGCAACTAATCAATGACTTAGAAAAGAGAACACGCCAACTCATTTCGTGGGCTGAGTCTTTACAATCAATGGATGAATCAGCATTAAACCGCAAGGAAGAAGAGGGACGATGGAGTGTGTTAGAGTGCTTGGAACACTTGAATCGCTATGGTGATTTTTACCTCCCAGAAATACAATCTCGGATGGAGGCTGCGGCCAAGATTCCCAGTGCACAGTTTAAAAGCTCTTGGTTGGGGGAATACTTTGCAGATAGTATGATTGCGAAGGAGAAATTAAACGCGATGAAAACCTTTAAGAGCATGAACCCAATTGGGAGTTCACTCACTATCGCCACCTTGAATAAATTCATCGAGCAACAGCATCAAATGCTTCGATTGCTGCACAATGCACGAAGTGTAAACTTATCCAAAGTCAAGACGAGTATAAGTATTTCGAAGTTGATCAAGCTGCGACTTGGAGACACGTTTAGGGTAGTTATTTATCATAACGAAAGGCATCGATTGCAGGCTGATAAAGTCCTTGCCAACACCTCTTTACTAGAAGTGGCAAACTAA
- the lepA gene encoding translation elongation factor 4 codes for MKNIRNFCIIAHIDHGKSTLADRMLDLTQTVTAREAQAQLLDNMDLERERGITIKSHAIQMDYVLNGNPYKFNLIDTPGHVDFSYEVSRSIAACEGALLIVDATQGIQAQTISNLYLALEHDLEIIPILNKIDLPSSNPEEVGDQIIDLIGCEREDILLASAKTGEGVDKILEAIVDRIPAPDGDDDAPLQALIFDSVFNSFRGIEAIFRVKNGTIKKGDRVKFMNTGKEYDADEIGTLKLTKFPQKEIKSGDVGYIISGIKEAKEVKVGDTITTKANPASSAIEGFEEVKPMVFAGIYPVDTEEFEELRASLEKLQLNDASLTFEAETSAALGFGFRCGFLGMLHMEIIQERLEREFNMTVITTVPNVSYYAYTKKDKEQRIIVNNPSDYPDPAILDRIEEPYIKAQIITKSDFVGAVMTLCIEKRGEIVGQTYLTSDRVELTFDMPLAEIVFDFYDRLKTISKGYASFDYHPVGYRQSDLVKVDILLNSEPIDALSALIHRGKSQDIGRKLCMKLRELIPRQQFVIAIQAAIGAKIVARETLSALRKDVTAKCYGGDISRKRKLLEKQKAGKKRMRQLGNVEIPQQAFLAVLKLND; via the coding sequence ATGAAGAACATTCGCAATTTTTGCATTATCGCTCATATTGACCATGGTAAGAGCACCTTGGCCGATAGAATGCTTGACCTGACTCAAACCGTGACAGCTCGTGAAGCACAAGCTCAGTTGTTGGACAACATGGACTTGGAGCGCGAGCGCGGGATCACTATTAAGAGTCACGCTATTCAAATGGACTACGTTTTGAATGGCAACCCCTACAAGTTCAACCTAATTGACACTCCGGGTCACGTTGACTTTAGCTACGAAGTATCAAGATCAATTGCCGCCTGTGAAGGTGCTCTTTTGATTGTTGATGCAACTCAGGGTATTCAAGCTCAAACGATTTCCAACCTCTACCTCGCGCTAGAACACGATTTGGAGATCATTCCTATCCTGAACAAAATCGACCTTCCTAGCTCTAACCCAGAAGAAGTAGGTGATCAAATCATCGACTTAATTGGTTGTGAGCGTGAAGATATCCTTCTTGCTTCTGCGAAAACAGGAGAAGGAGTAGACAAGATTCTCGAAGCAATTGTCGATCGAATTCCCGCTCCAGATGGAGACGATGACGCTCCTCTTCAAGCATTGATCTTCGACTCCGTATTCAACTCCTTTAGAGGAATTGAAGCCATTTTCCGTGTGAAGAATGGAACTATCAAGAAAGGTGACCGTGTGAAATTCATGAACACGGGGAAAGAATACGATGCCGACGAGATTGGTACGCTCAAATTGACCAAATTCCCTCAAAAGGAAATCAAGTCGGGCGACGTAGGCTACATCATTTCCGGGATTAAAGAAGCTAAAGAGGTGAAGGTAGGTGATACTATCACCACTAAGGCAAACCCTGCCTCCAGCGCCATCGAAGGTTTTGAAGAAGTAAAACCGATGGTTTTTGCCGGCATCTATCCCGTAGACACCGAAGAGTTTGAAGAACTTCGTGCTTCTCTAGAAAAACTTCAGTTGAACGATGCCTCCCTCACCTTTGAAGCAGAGACTTCTGCAGCCCTAGGTTTTGGTTTCCGTTGTGGTTTCTTGGGAATGCTTCACATGGAAATCATCCAGGAAAGACTGGAGCGCGAATTCAATATGACCGTGATAACTACGGTTCCAAACGTGTCGTACTACGCTTATACAAAGAAGGACAAGGAACAACGAATCATCGTAAACAACCCTTCTGACTACCCAGATCCAGCTATTCTCGACCGAATTGAGGAACCATACATCAAGGCACAAATCATTACAAAAAGTGACTTTGTTGGTGCAGTGATGACCTTGTGTATTGAAAAGCGTGGTGAAATTGTAGGTCAGACTTACCTAACTTCTGATCGTGTTGAACTCACGTTTGACATGCCTTTGGCAGAAATCGTCTTTGACTTCTACGATAGATTGAAGACCATTTCTAAGGGATATGCTTCATTTGATTACCATCCTGTTGGCTACCGTCAATCGGATTTGGTGAAAGTCGACATCCTTCTCAATTCAGAACCGATTGATGCCTTGAGCGCTTTGATCCACCGCGGCAAGTCGCAAGACATTGGACGAAAGCTCTGTATGAAACTGAGAGAACTCATCCCACGCCAACAGTTCGTCATAGCCATTCAAGCGGCAATCGGTGCTAAGATTGTGGCTCGCGAAACGCTTTCTGCCTTGAGAAAAGACGTTACAGCCAAGTGTTATGGTGGTGACATCTCGCGTAAGCGTAAGCTACTCGAAAAGCAAAAGGCAGGTAAGAAGAGAATGCGTCAACTTGGAAACGTGGAAATTCCGCAGCAAGCCTTTTTGGCCGTATTGAAACTGAATGACTAA